The Vibrio fortis DNA segment GGTCAAAATAACAGCTAAGTTTATAAAACATAATGATTTATCTGGTTTCTAGAAGCTCGACACTACCTAATAAGTCGATAAGTGACATACAACACAATACGCACATGCCCCAGTAAACAACAAGTTGCATTATAGTGGTGCATGTTGAAGTCATGATCGTGATGAGTATAATGCGCCGCTGACAAAAAACTGATTAGATAAAATTGAGGCAAGTGTATGAATTGTCCTTCTTGTGAAGAGCATATTGGTTGGGATTGGGTTGAAGATGAAGCAATTGAACCAAATGAAGAGTTTGATTGCCCAGAATGCGATGCAACCTTAATGTACGCCATTGATGAAGGGACTTACTACGGCGCAGAACACAAAACTGTTGAAGTCGTGGATTGCTAATCTCAGCACATCCAAATCGCGAGATCCTTTACTCTCACGCATACCCTGCTTAAAATGTTGAACACGTGTTCAAAGTCTTTGAGGTTACCCAATGGCAAATACAGCAAAATTCGATAGACAAGATGTGATCGACAAAGCCACCAATCTCTATTGGGAAAAAGGCTTTCACGCCACGTCAATGCGCAATCTGCAAGATGTGATCGACATGCGTCCAGGCAGTATTTACGCCACTTTCGGTAGTAAAGAGGGCTTGTTCAAAGAGACATTGACTCGTTACACCGAGCTAGGCAAAACCAACCTAAAGCGTGCGCGTGAAGAGAGCAGCTCCCCACTTAAAGCACTAGAAAGCTTTGTTCGACGCGCTGTTGTAGAGTCTAAGCAGAGCGCTCCCAATGGGATGTGTATGCTGGCCAAGACAGTCGCGGAGCTAACCAACGAACACCAAGAGCTACTTGATGAAGCTAAAAAGTGCCTAGTGGTTATGGAAGGTGAATTTGCCAAGCTGGTTATCGAAGCGCAACAGGCTGGCGAAATTAGCCAAGATCGTGATGCAAAGCATCTTGCTCGACATGTTCAGGTGCAAATTGCGGGCTTGCGTACATACGGTAAGACTTGCGATGACTTAGAGCTTCTCAATACCATGGTTGAAGATATCTTTAAGCACCATCCATTCAAATAAAGTGATTTGATAACGAGATTGAGATTAGTTCTATTAACAGAGCCAATCTACCCTCTATTTCCTGCTACATTCGAACACTCTAACGGCAAAAAAAACCTCGAGCAAAAGCTCGAGGCAAAAAGGATAAAACACACTAGTGCCTTTAACCAAGTTGCCACTTGGCGACAATAGACGCAGCCTCATGTAATAATGCCTGAGTGACTTCAGAGTTAACGAACTTCGCATTTTCTTGCACTTGCTGCACCGTATGAGCACCTGCAATCACAGGGCCTACCTCTTTTTGAGCAATCAGCCAATGGATTGCCAAGTGAGCAAGTGGAATATTCGCCGCATTTGCTAACGTTTTCAGCTGTTCAGTACAGCCAAAGTACTTTTCAAACAACTCGCCATTCAGTTTTGGGTTGTTGCTGCGATCATCTCTGTTATCAAAGTTACCGCTTGCTTTGAAGTTACCTGTTAACAAGCCTTGCATTAGCGGGCTGTACGGCAGGTACTTCATGTCGTGCTCTTGGCAAAACGGCAGTACTTCTTCGCGTGCACGGTATTGCAATGGAATGTTGTGATAGTGCGTAGGGTTCTGCTCTAGTAGGTTATATAGACCTTGGAAGGTCGCAACTTCCACTCTCGCCATCATCTCTTTGACCATATCAATTGAGTAGTTAGAGACGCCAACATGACGAATTTTGCCTAGGCGTTTCAGCTCAGCCAGCGCATCGGCTGTTTCAGAAATAGCAACGTTAGGATCAGGCCAGTGAACCTGATATAAATCGATGTAATCGGTGTTCATGCGTGCCAAAGATTCATCCACTTCACGGAATAGGCTCTCTGGTGAAAGGTCGTTACGCACTTGTTTTTGCTCATTCCATACCAAACCACACTTGGTTGCGATGGTGACTGTTGAGCGGTCAATGCCTTGCAGCCCTTTGCCAAGAATCGTCTCGGCATGGCCTAAGCCATAGACAGGTGCAACATCAAAAAAGGTAATCTCTTTATCGACTGCTGCTTTAATTGCATCAATTGATTCAGAGTCTGAAATGTTGTTCCATGTTCCACCGATCGCCCAGCAGCCAAAGCCCAGAGCTGAGGTGTGAATGTCTTTGATTGATTTTTCTATCATGATAAATCCATGTACTTCTTACTTTTTAAGCAGACGCTTCTCTAGCATGACTAGTGATTCATCTACGGTTTGTTTGTTTTCAACAACGTTGGTGATCGCTGACTCCAAGCCGCCCCAGTAGCCCATGATTTGGGGGATGTTTGGCATGATGTCGCCGTTTTGTGCGTTAACCAATGACGCCTTGATTCTTGGGTCATCTTGTAGCTCATCAGAAAACGCTTTAAGCGCTGGAACGCCAATTGGCACCTGGCTGTTCATGAAGCGTAAAGACTCCATAGAAAGCAGGTATTGTTCGATAAACTCTTGAGCGATTTCTGGGTTTGGAGAGGCGGTATTAATACCCGCCATCAGAATGCCTACAAATGGTCGAGAAGCCTTGCCTTCAAACTTAGGCAATTCAGCTACACCATAGTTAAGGCCAACTTTTTCGATGTTTGCCCAGCCCCACGGACCATTAATGGTCATTGCCACGTTACCCTGCGCGAATGCCGCTTCTGCGTAGGCGTAATCGATGTCTTGAGTCATCACGCCTTTATCAATGAGCTGTTTTAAGAATCTCATTGTACGTTTAGCTTCTGGACCGTTTACATTGGTGTCTTGTGGGTTGAAACCATCTTCATTCTGACCAAATACGTAAGCACCGGCACTTGAGTAAAGAGGATGGGTGAAGTAAGGGTTCTTCAAATCCCAAGCAATGGCTTTTTTGCCTTGTTTGGATAGGCGCTCATCCAATGCAAATACGTCTTCCCAGTTTTTGATTGGCTCTTTGACTAGATCTTTGTTGTAAATGAGAGAAAGTGACTCTGCGGCAATTGGGTAACCGTAAGCTTTTCCTTTATAGCTTACCGCGTCCCATGTGAAGTCTTGGAATTTATCTTTGAAGGCTTGCCCTGGGTTCACTTCTCGAACAAGACCAGATTCCGCATAACCACCGAAGCGGTCGTGCGCGAAAATCATAATATCAGGCCCCTTGCCAAGCGATGCCATCTGTACATAACGCTCTTGAAGGTTCTCTGGATACTCAACCTTAACTTTAATTCCAGTATCTTCCTCAAACTTGTTGACGACGTATGTCATCCCTTTTTGGCCTTTGTCTAAAGGCATCCAAATATTGATGGTTCCGTCTTCAAAAGCATAGAGATTTGCCGAATTTAGGGCGCAAGCAACCCCCAAACTCAATAGAGTCAGTTTCTTCATGTTTAGACCTTTTGTTTCAGTTAGTTGGATTAGTTATTTAATGAAATAAAAAATTCGTAGGGCTGAAGCTCCTTATTAGCATTATGTGTAGAGTAAGGCTGTACTTCGGCCGATAAGTTAATAGTGACTGTCACGCTATTATTATTTTTTTCTCGCGTGTAACAGATAACGTTTTCATTGTTAGATTTATGGAACACTGGCATTGCGCCGTATGGTCCATTCCATAATGCTTCGTTGTCTCGCTTCAATGTAAGCAGTTGAGTGTAAAGCTCTTCCAGTTCGTAGTTCTTCCAGTCGATTGGATCTTTTTCGAAGAAAGACAAACGCTTATCAAGCCATGATTCTTGTCCACTATAGATAAGAGGCATGCCGTATAGGGTTGCTGCCAACACTGAAAAAGCCTTAAAGGACGCGCCAAAAAACTCTTCGTCACTGGCTTCCCATGTGTTCTTATCATGGTTAGATGTAAATACCATTCGATAAGCATCTCGAGGGTACTTTTGGAATAACTCTTCAAGGTAAAGCGGGATATCTGAAACGCGTTTTTCGTCTCTTGCTACTTTCCCCATTAATTCATAGAAGCCCCAATCGTAGGTCATATCGAAGGCTTTATTATGAAGGTCAGGAGATGACCATTCTGCTAGCATAAACAGGTGCTTAATCTGATGCAGTTGGTCTGTTGCAAACTCCCAGAACTCAGTTGGAACAAGGCCTGCGACGTCGCAGCGGAAACCATCGATATCAAATTCTTTTACCCAATATGCCATAGCATCAGTCATGCCTTGCCACAGCGCATGGCTTGAATAATCTAGCCCAAGAACGTCAGTCCAGTACTCGATTTTCTTACCATCATCATAGGTGTAAGGGTAAAGTTCACCTTGCTCGTTACGTTTGTACCAATCTGGATGTTCATCCACCCAAACGTTATCCCAAGCCGTATGGTTAGCAACCCAGTCAATCAACAAGTACATGCCCATTTCATGGACGGTTTCTACCAAGTGTTTCAAATCAGACTTATCGCCTAGACTAGGGTCTAACTCAGTGTAGTTTTGAGAAGCGTATTGACTGCCTAACGTGCCTTTACGATTCAGTTCACCGACGGGGTTAATTGGCATCAACCAAAGGATATCGACCCCCATCGCTTTAAGACGTGGCAGGTGTTCCATAAAAGCTTTGATGCTGCCCTCTGGCGTGTACTGCCTTACGTTTACTTCATAGATGTTCTTGTTCTTTGTCCATTCAGGATGATTAAAACCTTTCATTTACAACTCCAATCAAATTTTAGGTTTTCCCGTTGAAGATCGAACAATCAAATCAACGGGTGCCACCGTTTGCTGAGAACCGGAGTCACCACACGAAATGAGGTTGATGATGGCATCAGCAATCGGCTTACTTGAATCTGTTAGGGGAGAGCATGTCACTGTTAGTGGTGGCTCAAACTCACGGGTTTCAAAGTGAGTAATA contains these protein-coding regions:
- a CDS encoding TetR/AcrR family transcriptional regulator, with the protein product MANTAKFDRQDVIDKATNLYWEKGFHATSMRNLQDVIDMRPGSIYATFGSKEGLFKETLTRYTELGKTNLKRAREESSSPLKALESFVRRAVVESKQSAPNGMCMLAKTVAELTNEHQELLDEAKKCLVVMEGEFAKLVIEAQQAGEISQDRDAKHLARHVQVQIAGLRTYGKTCDDLELLNTMVEDIFKHHPFK
- a CDS encoding aldo/keto reductase, whose protein sequence is MIEKSIKDIHTSALGFGCWAIGGTWNNISDSESIDAIKAAVDKEITFFDVAPVYGLGHAETILGKGLQGIDRSTVTIATKCGLVWNEQKQVRNDLSPESLFREVDESLARMNTDYIDLYQVHWPDPNVAISETADALAELKRLGKIRHVGVSNYSIDMVKEMMARVEVATFQGLYNLLEQNPTHYHNIPLQYRAREEVLPFCQEHDMKYLPYSPLMQGLLTGNFKASGNFDNRDDRSNNPKLNGELFEKYFGCTEQLKTLANAANIPLAHLAIHWLIAQKEVGPVIAGAHTVQQVQENAKFVNSEVTQALLHEAASIVAKWQLG
- the malE gene encoding maltose/maltodextrin ABC transporter substrate-binding protein MalE; protein product: MKKLTLLSLGVACALNSANLYAFEDGTINIWMPLDKGQKGMTYVVNKFEEDTGIKVKVEYPENLQERYVQMASLGKGPDIMIFAHDRFGGYAESGLVREVNPGQAFKDKFQDFTWDAVSYKGKAYGYPIAAESLSLIYNKDLVKEPIKNWEDVFALDERLSKQGKKAIAWDLKNPYFTHPLYSSAGAYVFGQNEDGFNPQDTNVNGPEAKRTMRFLKQLIDKGVMTQDIDYAYAEAAFAQGNVAMTINGPWGWANIEKVGLNYGVAELPKFEGKASRPFVGILMAGINTASPNPEIAQEFIEQYLLSMESLRFMNSQVPIGVPALKAFSDELQDDPRIKASLVNAQNGDIMPNIPQIMGYWGGLESAITNVVENKQTVDESLVMLEKRLLKK
- a CDS encoding alpha-amylase family glycosyl hydrolase — its product is MKGFNHPEWTKNKNIYEVNVRQYTPEGSIKAFMEHLPRLKAMGVDILWLMPINPVGELNRKGTLGSQYASQNYTELDPSLGDKSDLKHLVETVHEMGMYLLIDWVANHTAWDNVWVDEHPDWYKRNEQGELYPYTYDDGKKIEYWTDVLGLDYSSHALWQGMTDAMAYWVKEFDIDGFRCDVAGLVPTEFWEFATDQLHQIKHLFMLAEWSSPDLHNKAFDMTYDWGFYELMGKVARDEKRVSDIPLYLEELFQKYPRDAYRMVFTSNHDKNTWEASDEEFFGASFKAFSVLAATLYGMPLIYSGQESWLDKRLSFFEKDPIDWKNYELEELYTQLLTLKRDNEALWNGPYGAMPVFHKSNNENVICYTREKNNNSVTVTINLSAEVQPYSTHNANKELQPYEFFISLNN